One part of the Thiothrix nivea DSM 5205 genome encodes these proteins:
- a CDS encoding restriction endonuclease subunit S: MIEYRLGDLFKSSRKKGWNGLPLFSVTLNDGLVIRSELDRRTETNLDSDEHLLVQKGYIAYNMVRVWKGALGRASCDGMVSPAYVVLKPTQNADSLYAEYLFKTPRIIYLFWAYSYGLTKDRLRLYYNDFARVSVKFPPPTEQLLASSQQQKKALMQQLLMGKKRLKGFEGEWRTHDLSEIAIITMGSSPKSEAYNDLGMGLPLIQGNADVKNRKSVPRVFTSEITKECRIGDILLSVRAPVGTIALSKHNACIGRGIASIRAILGVSQDYLYHWLFWFEPMWVSLSRGSTFESINSDDIKKLKMKLPAFEEQQAIAAVLSAADREIELLQQKLEGLKQEKKALMQQLLTGKRRVKA; the protein is encoded by the coding sequence ATGATTGAGTACCGTCTCGGCGATTTATTTAAATCAAGCCGTAAAAAAGGATGGAATGGACTGCCTTTATTCTCTGTTACCCTCAATGATGGGCTTGTTATCAGAAGCGAATTAGATCGGCGTACAGAAACAAATCTTGATTCAGATGAGCATCTGCTAGTGCAGAAAGGTTACATTGCCTACAACATGGTGCGGGTATGGAAAGGTGCACTCGGTCGAGCAAGTTGTGATGGAATGGTGAGTCCTGCATATGTTGTATTGAAGCCAACCCAAAATGCTGATTCACTCTATGCTGAGTATTTATTTAAAACTCCAAGAATAATTTATTTGTTTTGGGCATATTCTTATGGCTTAACGAAAGATAGACTGCGGCTTTATTATAACGATTTCGCCCGTGTTTCAGTTAAATTCCCACCTCCCACCGAACAACTGCTTGCCAGCAGTCAGCAGCAGAAAAAAGCCCTGATGCAGCAATTGCTGATGGGGAAAAAACGGTTGAAGGGGTTTGAGGGAGAGTGGAGAACTCACGATCTTTCAGAAATCGCAATTATTACTATGGGATCATCACCAAAATCCGAAGCATACAATGATTTGGGCATGGGATTGCCATTAATTCAAGGAAATGCTGATGTAAAAAATAGAAAATCAGTTCCTCGTGTTTTTACTTCTGAAATCACAAAAGAATGTCGCATAGGTGATATTCTTCTCAGTGTTAGAGCACCTGTCGGCACAATTGCATTGTCAAAACATAACGCTTGTATTGGACGTGGCATAGCAAGTATTAGAGCCATTCTCGGTGTTAGTCAAGATTACCTCTATCATTGGTTGTTTTGGTTTGAACCGATGTGGGTATCGTTATCACGGGGCAGCACTTTTGAATCAATTAACAGTGATGACATTAAAAAGTTAAAAATGAAACTTCCCGCTTTTGAAGAACAGCAGGCAATTGCGGCGGTGCTTTCAGCGGCTGATCGTGAAATTGAGCTTTTGCAGCAAAAGCTTGAGGGTTTGAAGCAGGAGAAGAAAGCCTTGATGCAGCAGTTGTTGACGGGGAAACGGCGGGTGAAAGCATGA
- the tnpC gene encoding IS66 family transposase: MASTKPAAKAKRKAGKQPGAPGYGRVWHPPVDADEHHCPSHCEACGRPLEAATCRVYSAYDSVDIRFGSAEQPGLTVITTRHHLYENTCTCGHGSRHVPHRAVPDPCLYPGVEVGEWRLIGANLAALIVHLRLRSRLSLRLTQELLREVLGIPLSTGVLQQCFEEAAASAIPLEDALVEDLLAEATANGGVLYVDETSWKERGEALWLWTFVTTLSVCFYVGQRTIEMLDNVIGGHFGGWLMSDGYTAYRHHPKRLRCWAHLIRKARGLAESLDQDGRAFGHFTLAWLGTLQADIDAWREADGTPGTATGVIRQRHQAKLAEFRARCLTQAESAHDKTAALAKEFINDWEAIFRILDHPWLPLTNNEAERALRHWVILRKTNHGTKSATGSRAFALLASISGTCRKRGQSALAYLASVIAAARANLTLPPLPQAVGV, from the coding sequence ATGGCAAGCACAAAGCCAGCGGCAAAGGCCAAACGCAAGGCTGGCAAACAGCCGGGAGCGCCGGGTTACGGGCGGGTTTGGCATCCACCGGTGGATGCCGATGAACACCATTGCCCCAGCCACTGCGAAGCCTGCGGCAGGCCACTGGAGGCTGCCACTTGCCGGGTTTACAGCGCCTACGACAGTGTGGACATCCGTTTTGGCAGCGCCGAACAGCCCGGCCTGACGGTCATCACCACCCGCCATCACCTGTACGAAAACACCTGCACTTGCGGCCACGGTAGCCGCCATGTCCCGCACCGGGCAGTCCCCGACCCGTGTTTGTACCCTGGGGTTGAAGTGGGCGAATGGCGGCTGATCGGAGCCAACCTGGCGGCGCTGATTGTCCACCTGCGGCTACGTTCGCGCTTGTCGCTGCGGCTGACGCAGGAACTGTTGCGGGAGGTGTTGGGCATCCCCCTGAGCACCGGGGTGTTGCAGCAATGCTTCGAGGAAGCCGCCGCCAGCGCGATCCCCCTGGAAGACGCCCTGGTGGAAGACCTGCTGGCGGAAGCCACTGCCAATGGCGGGGTACTGTATGTGGATGAAACCTCCTGGAAGGAGCGCGGCGAAGCCCTGTGGTTGTGGACGTTTGTCACCACTCTCAGCGTCTGCTTTTACGTGGGGCAACGCACCATCGAGATGCTGGACAACGTGATTGGCGGACACTTTGGCGGCTGGCTGATGAGCGATGGCTATACCGCCTACCGCCATCACCCCAAACGGCTGCGCTGCTGGGCGCACCTGATCCGTAAGGCCCGCGGGCTGGCGGAATCGCTGGACCAGGATGGCCGGGCATTCGGCCACTTCACGCTGGCTTGGTTGGGTACGTTACAGGCCGACATTGACGCTTGGCGGGAAGCAGACGGCACGCCGGGAACCGCAACCGGGGTGATCCGCCAACGCCACCAGGCAAAACTGGCAGAATTCAGGGCACGGTGCCTAACCCAGGCCGAATCCGCCCATGACAAGACGGCGGCGTTGGCGAAGGAATTCATCAACGATTGGGAAGCCATCTTCCGCATCCTTGACCATCCATGGCTTCCTTTGACCAATAATGAGGCGGAGCGGGCGCTGCGCCATTGGGTGATCCTGCGCAAAACCAACCATGGGACCAAAAGCGCCACGGGGAGTCGTGCCTTTGCCCTGCTGGCCAGTATCAGCGGCACTTGCCGCAAGCGTGGGCAGTCCGCGCTCGCTTATCTTGCCAGTGTGATTGCCGCTGCGCGTGCGAACCTTACCCTCCCGCCCTTGCCGCAAGCAGTGGGAGTGTGA